A genomic region of Alligator mississippiensis isolate rAllMis1 chromosome 4, rAllMis1, whole genome shotgun sequence contains the following coding sequences:
- the LOC102569483 gene encoding olfactory receptor 6V1: protein MEIKSGNLSHPREFVLLGFSGLWELQNTLFAIFLILYLITITGNATVIVLIHLDSRLHTPMYFFLSTFSLVETLVITTIIPRMLVDLLIEKKTISFTWCLTQFYFYFSLGLTDFLLLAAMSIDRYVAICHPLHYSTIMSSRLCNSLVLGSLASAFLTMIPTTIWMARLSFCRSNVINHFFCDNVPLIKLSCSDTRLIELWDFLLALIFILSSLLVTVVSYVAIISTILRIPSASSQQKALSTCASHFTVVVIGYGSTIFIYVRPSKGSSMDINKMLSLLTSVLTPLLNPFIFTLRNKKVKEVFRDRLWKLRGFPGT from the coding sequence ATGGAAATCAAATCAGGAAATCTTAGCCACCCCCGAGAATTTGTGCTTCTGGGCTTCTCaggactctgggagctgcagaaCACCCTCTTTGCCATCTTTTTAATACTCTATTTGATAACAATAACTGGGAATGCAACAGTGATTGTCTTGATCCATTTGGATTCCCGTCTCcatacccccatgtacttcttcttgAGCACCTTCTCTTTGGTGGAGACCCTGGTCATCACAACAATCATCCCCCGGATGCTGGTGGATCTCCTGATTGAGAAGAAAACCATCTCCTTCACATGGTGCCTCACCCAGTTCTACTTCTACTTCTCCTTAGGGCTGACAGATTTCCTTCTCCTGGCAGCCATGTCAATCGATCGGTATGTGGCTATATGTCACCCCCTGCATTATTCCACCATCATGAGCAGCCGCCTCTGCAACTCACTGGTCCTTGGCTCCCTGGCCTCTGCCTTCCTCACCATGATTCCAACCACCATTTGGATGGCCAGGCTGTCATTCTGCAGAAGCAATGTCATAAACCACTTTTTCTGTGACAACGTGCCCCTCATCAAACTCTCCTGCTCAGACACCCGCCTCATCGAGCTCTGGGATTTTCTTCTTGCTCTCATCTTCATCCTGAGTTCCCTGTTGGTGACAGTTGTCTCATATGTTGCAATCATTTCCACTATCCTGAGGATCCCATCTGCCAGCAGTCAACAGAAGGCCCTCTCTACCTGTGCCTCACATTTCACAGTGGTGGTGATTGGCTATGGCAGCACCATCTTCATCTATGTGAGGCCTAGCAAAGGCAGCTCCATGGACATAAACAAAATGCTCTCTCTGCTGACATCTGTCTTGACCCCGCTCCTGAACCCCTTCATCTTCACTCTGAGGAATAAGAAGGTCAAGGAGGTTTTCAGAGACAGGCTGTGGAAGTTGAGAGGCTTCCCAGGAACGTGA